CCGGGCGTCCGCGAATCGGCTTTTCTTACCGACGTACGGTGGCGACTCGCCGCTTCCGCGTACGTCTTGCGCGGCCGACGCAGCCGTCCTGCACCTGGCGGAAGGGTGCCACCGGTCGTTAGTGGTCCGGAGTGCGCTGGCGGTGGCACCCAGCGGTCGCTTCCCGCCGACTGACGTTCGAATGACGAGTCGCGACTTACTCTGCTGGCCCCAACCCTCCACGAGGCCCGCGATTATGCCGACCCTGATCCCTCTCCGTCATCCAGCTGTCCGTTGCCTCGGCTCCGGACGCAGGCTCGTTCACACAGCATTCTTCGCGATGCTGCTCGCGCTTCCCACCGTGGCGGGCGCGCAGCTCCCCAGGTACGGCGCGATCTCGGCACGCGGATCCGCGTACGCCCGCGCTACGGCCGACTCGTCGTCACCAACCGCCGTGTACACCGCAGCGTTCGGGGCAGGAGTCTCATCACCCCCGTCCTCGGGCTACCGCCAGGGATTCGCCGTCGTCGGCAACGTCGATCTCTACCCTTCCAACCTCCCCATCGGCTTCCGACTGGATGGCTCATGGAGCACCATGTCGGCGAAGGAAGGAACCGCGACCGGCCAACTCAGTGCGCTGTCGCTGGGAGGAATACTGGGTCTGGCAGGAGAGAAGACCGATCCCGCCATCTGGATCTTCGGCGGTGTTTCTTACGCCAGGGCGGAGCTCTACGACTACGACACACAGGCCGAGTCCACTTCAGGGTACTCCGCGGGACATACCGTTGGTGCGGGGATTCGCTTGTCGGCGATGTTCTCCGTGGAGGTGCGTGCTCATACGGTCAATGGAACAACGTGGATCCCCGTCACCCTTTCGCTTCGCCCATGACCGGCCCCCGCACGCTGGTCCCGCGCTTCGGTCGATGAGCCTTCGTGAGACATCGTAGTTCCTCGCCCGCTCGCCACCGCTCGTGCCGCACGCCAGGACAAATGGGTCCCAGCTTTCGCTGGGAAGGTGGGCGTGGGGGCGGGCGGAGTGCGCGACATCCATCGAGGTCGACAACAACCAGTAAGCCGCTGCAACACGGTCGCCGAGCCCGAAACCCGTGCTTCGTGCCTTTGTGCCTTCGTGTGACATCGTGGCTCCTCGCCCGATCGCCACCGCTCGTGCCGCACGCCAGGACAAATGGGTCCCAGCTTTCGCTGGGAAGGTGGGCGTGGGGGCGGGCGGAGTGCGCGAGATCCATCGAGGTCGACAACAACCAGTAAGCCGCTGCAACACGGTCGCCGAGCCCGAAACCCGTGCTTCGTGCCTTCGTGCCTGCGTGCCTTCGTGTGACATCGTGGCTCCTCGCCCGATCGCCACCGCTCGTGCCGCACGCCAGTACAAATGGGTCCCAGCTTTCGCTGGGAAGGTGGGCATGGGGGAAGGTGGGCGTGGGGGCGGGCGGGGGGTGCGTTCCGTTCCTCGCTGCCCCCCAGACACAGCAGGGCCCCCAGCTCTCACCGGGGGCCCCGCGCTCGGAACGTCTCCTCAGCCACAAACGACTCGCAGCGTTCCCCGCTGCTACCGCTTCACCTCAAAATCGCGGCTCCCCTTCGACACCCCATCGAGCCAGACCTCCACCTTGTACTTCCCCACCGGCCAGCCACTCGGCTTGGCCACGTGGAACTCGGTGACCGAGACCGTGTTGGCCGAGTCGGGGGCGGCGACGGCTTGCGACGTGGAGTCCACCGTCTGGCCGGTCTGGAACGACCACTTGGCCACCAGCGTCGCGCTCGGCGCGGTGTTCTCCGTGACGACGGCGAGATAGAACGTGTCGCGGCGTCCGAAGACGCTGGTCGTGTCCGTCACTCGCTTGTTAGGGCCGAGCTTCTTGCCGAGCTCGATGGTGCTGACCGTGGCTGGCGGCGGCGCGGGGGCGGCGACCGGCGTCGTGTCGATGGGGAGGGCCGGCTCCTTCTTCTTGCACGCCGTCCCGGCCACGACCACAAACAGGGAAAGCGCCAAGGCTGTGTGCGAACGCATGGCGGGCCTCACAGTGGTGGGAGCTTCAGGACCCATCCGATCTGGATGCGGTCGGGGTTCTTGATGACATCACGATTGGCCTCGAAGATCTCCTTCCACTTCGACGCGTCGCCGTAGTGATGCTTGGCGATTCCCGAGAGCGTGTCGCCCTTGACGACCGTGTACGTAGGGACTGCGGCTTCCTCCTGGCTCATGGCCTCGGAGGAGCTGCCGGACGTGACGTCGGAGAAGTCCGGCAGCGGTTCGTTAGGATTGGTCATTCCGTCACCTCAGTCGGCGAGGACGAATGTGACACGGAGCGTGACGCGATACTCGGTGATCTTGCCCTTCTCCACCTCGACCTTCTGCCCCGCGACCCACGCGCCTTTGACGTTCCGGAGCGTCTTGTTGGCCCGCTTGATGCCGGACGCAATGGCATCGTCGAACGACTTGGGCGACGAGGCAATGATCTCGGTGACTTTTGCAACAGACATAGCGGGCTCCGTGGAAGTGGTGGGTCGCGCGCCGGGGAGGCGCGCGGGAGGGGTTACTGCAAGTAGGGGGGGATTGGGGGTGGGCGCAAGGCGGGGGGGTGAGGGCGGTGAAGGAGGGGGCGCGGAGTTGCTGAGGGGCTTGGACCCGGCGCGTCGGTTAAGCTCGGCGCCCTGCAACGCCTTCGCGAGCGCGAAGCGCGCGACGTGTTCTGGGCGTGCACGTGCGGACTGTACCGCAGGTGTCCTTACGCGACCAAGGGGGCAACCTTCTGCAGAGCATTGCCTCCACGAACCGCGGCGCGGTTCAGTTGACTAGAACAAGTCTGCGTGCGTCCCCGTTCGCACGAACACGATCTCGTTGTTCGGTGCGTAGTGCCAAATGAGCAAGAAGTCGGGCTCGATGTGGCACTCCCAGTGTGTCTTGTACTGTCCACTCAGCGTGTGGGGCCGATAGCTGGCATCGAGAGGCTTTCCGTCAATCAGGATTCCCATTACGCGATCCAGATGCTCGATATCCCACCCGCGCTTCCGCGCCCGCTTGCGGTCTTGCTTGAATTGGCCGGTATAGCTCGGCGTGTACACGGGCTAATCGTCGACGTCGAGCTGCGCAATCAGCGACTTCGCATCCATGGCACGAGTGACGCGGCCCGCCTCAGCGTCCGCCATCGCCGCCTGGGTCGTCAGGTTCGGCAGTGCCACGTCAAAGGGCAACGCGTGCCGCAACGTGATCTGCTCATAGAACATGCTGATCGCGGTCGTCGGGGACATCCCGAGCTGTTCCAGAACGTCCTCCGCCTCTTGCTTGAGCGCCGGCTCGACTCGAGCACGTACAGTCGCCGTCTTGGCCATGCGGAACTCCTGAGATGGGGATGACCACGCGGATACAACAATATGTAGCCCAAATGGGCCACACGCAAGAGCGGGGGGGACAGCAAGGCGCGACATACCCCGCGCGCCGGCAAGGGCGTTGTCTGGAGCGGCGGCGTATCTCATCGCGAATCGGCAGCTCGATGGCTCCCAAGACAAGACCGCCGGCCTTAAGAAGGCCGGCGGTGCTGCTTCTGCTGAGGACGTCAACAGGCTTTCGCTGTCAACTCACTTCACCTTCACGACACCCATCACCCTCCCCCTCACCCACACTCCGAAAACCCACACACATGACACTTCACACACCCCTCCGCAAACTCGAGCTGCGACCCGCAATCCGGACACGTCCCAATGAAGCTCTGCGCAATCTCATCGTTGATCGATGAGAATTGCAGCTGCTCCCCTGACACAGCCACCGGAGCCGGCGCCTTCACGACAATCTGCTCGATGGCCGGCGCCCCCCCAACTGGCGTCTGCTTGATGAGCTCCTGCTGCACTCCCTGCTGCGCCTGGAACCACTCGTGCAACGCGATGCCGATGGCGTCGGGGACGGAGAGGATCTTGTTCGGACCCAGGCCAACGGCGCGATCGGACGAGATGCCGCGCAGCTGGCGGTGTACTTCCATGAGCGGCACACCGGAGCGGAGGGCGAGAGAGATGAGCCGACCCATGGCCTCGGCGTCGGCCATGGCGCTGCCGCCGGCCTTGCCTAACGTGATGAAGACCTCGAACGGCTGACCCTTCTCGTCCTCGGTGATGTGGACGTACATGGTCCCCAGCGGCGTTTCCTTGCGGATGGACGTCGACTTGAGGCGGTCGGGGCGCGAGCGCTTCATGCGGCGCTGCAGGTTCTCGCTCTCGACCTCGAACAGCGTCTTCTTGAGGCGATCGATGTCGGCGTGCAGCTCGGCGATGGTCCCTTGCAGCTCGCCGACCTGGCGCTTCTCGGCGGGCGTCTCCTTCCCGTCGCGCGCGGCCTTGGCGGTATCAGTCGCGCCGGTGCTGAGCACCTGGTTATCGCGCGAACCGTCGCGGTACACGGTCACACCCTTGCAATGCATGTCGTACGCCAACTCATAGATGGCGCGGACGTCGTCCTGGGTGGCCGCGTGCGAGAAGTTGGTGGTCTTGGAGATGGCCGAGTCGGTGTGCAACTGGAAGGCGGCCTGCATGCGCACGTGCATCTCGGGCGCAATCTCGTTGGCGGTGACAAAGACGCGCTGCCAGTGCGCCGGGACTTCGGGCTGCTTGACGCTCCCCGACTTGGCGATGCGCTCCATCAGTTCTTCCGTATACCACCCCTCGCCCTTGGCGACCTTCACGAAGTCCTCGTTGACGTCGGGCATCATGACGCCGGCCTGGTTGCGCATGAAGGCAACGGCAAAGAGCGGCTCGAGGCCCGACGAGCAACCGGCGATGATGGAGATGGTCCCCGTGGGGGCAACGGTGGTGACGTTGCAGTTGCGGAGGAGCTGCATGGGACGGATGCGGTTCCCCTGGGCGTCGCGGGCGCAGGTGGCATCGGGGCCCCAGATGGAGCGCGCCCACTCGGGGAAGGCGCCACGCTCGGCGGCCAGGCGCTCGCTTTCCTTCTTTGATTCGACGTCGACGAACTCCATGACGGTGCGGCCGAACTCGACGCCTTCGGGGGTGTCGTAGGGGATGCCGAGCCTAACGAGCGCGTCGGCGAA
Above is a genomic segment from Gemmatimonadaceae bacterium containing:
- a CDS encoding LysM peptidoglycan-binding domain-containing protein, which produces MTNPNEPLPDFSDVTSGSSSEAMSQEEAAVPTYTVVKGDTLSGIAKHHYGDASKWKEIFEANRDVIKNPDRIQIGWVLKLPPL
- a CDS encoding dodecin domain-containing protein translates to MSVAKVTEIIASSPKSFDDAIASGIKRANKTLRNVKGAWVAGQKVEVEKGKITEYRVTLRVTFVLAD
- a CDS encoding type II toxin-antitoxin system YafQ family toxin yields the protein MYTPSYTGQFKQDRKRARKRGWDIEHLDRVMGILIDGKPLDASYRPHTLSGQYKTHWECHIEPDFLLIWHYAPNNEIVFVRTGTHADLF
- a CDS encoding type II toxin-antitoxin system RelB/DinJ family antitoxin → MAKTATVRARVEPALKQEAEDVLEQLGMSPTTAISMFYEQITLRHALPFDVALPNLTTQAAMADAEAGRVTRAMDAKSLIAQLDVDD
- a CDS encoding vitamin B12-dependent ribonucleotide reductase, with translation MPLPSKPPAGPVKLTKNAITVLEKRYLIKDATGKPTETAEALFWRVATVVAEADRRYGASEGAVNEVADAFYRLMTESRFEPNSPTLMNAGRPLGQLSACFVLPVEDALSNGNNGIYDTLRSMALIHQSGGGTGFSFSRLRGKGSMVRSTTGVASGPVSFMKLYDASTDAVKQGGTRRGANMGILRVDHPDIMEFVTCKEDLTQITNFNISVGVTTKFMEALKANASYDLIDPSNGEVAGQLDARMVWDRMIEGAWRTGEPGVFFIDEANRYNPVPHLGLYEATNPCGEQPLLPYDVCNLGSINIGYYVHDGAMDWESFGKDVRLSTHFLDNIIDVNKYPLPEIDALSKRIRRIGLGVMGFADALVRLGIPYDTPEGVEFGRTVMEFVDVESKKESERLAAERGAFPEWARSIWGPDATCARDAQGNRIRPMQLLRNCNVTTVAPTGTISIIAGCSSGLEPLFAVAFMRNQAGVMMPDVNEDFVKVAKGEGWYTEELMERIAKSGSVKQPEVPAHWQRVFVTANEIAPEMHVRMQAAFQLHTDSAISKTTNFSHAATQDDVRAIYELAYDMHCKGVTVYRDGSRDNQVLSTGATDTAKAARDGKETPAEKRQVGELQGTIAELHADIDRLKKTLFEVESENLQRRMKRSRPDRLKSTSIRKETPLGTMYVHITEDEKGQPFEVFITLGKAGGSAMADAEAMGRLISLALRSGVPLMEVHRQLRGISSDRAVGLGPNKILSVPDAIGIALHEWFQAQQGVQQELIKQTPVGGAPAIEQIVVKAPAPVAVSGEQLQFSSINDEIAQSFIGTCPDCGSQLEFAEGCVKCHVCGFSECG